From one Pseudobdellovibrionaceae bacterium genomic stretch:
- a CDS encoding lysophospholipid acyltransferase family protein: protein MIRQFFLSRMAWLFYRALSWTWRIQLVEDPELIRRRQQKEPALLAHWHGDELAILHLVAHFKLATMTSTSKDGQIIDLVIRRLGGVTSKGSSTRGAVQALKGLVRLGKEGHPISMAVDGPKGPIYQVKSGVFELSRLLHAPIFPIGVICPKRHLFTKSWNQTYLPKPFSKVVILFDSPLPPVGKGADPRSPELAERLTLALASAKQQASKFIADPTP, encoded by the coding sequence ATGATTCGCCAGTTCTTTTTATCTCGAATGGCCTGGTTGTTTTACCGGGCCCTTTCATGGACCTGGCGAATTCAACTTGTTGAAGATCCGGAATTGATTCGACGCCGACAACAAAAAGAGCCCGCGCTTTTGGCTCATTGGCATGGCGATGAGCTTGCCATTCTCCATCTGGTTGCTCATTTTAAATTGGCGACTATGACTTCAACAAGCAAGGATGGGCAGATCATTGACCTGGTTATTCGGCGTCTTGGCGGTGTAACCTCCAAAGGCTCCTCAACCAGGGGTGCTGTTCAGGCATTAAAGGGTCTAGTTCGCCTGGGTAAGGAGGGTCACCCGATTTCCATGGCTGTGGACGGACCCAAGGGGCCCATTTACCAGGTAAAAAGCGGCGTTTTCGAGTTGTCCCGGCTTCTCCATGCACCCATTTTTCCCATAGGTGTCATTTGCCCTAAGAGGCATCTTTTCACAAAATCCTGGAACCAGACCTATCTGCCAAAACCCTTTTCAAAGGTGGTGATCCTTTTTGATTCCCCACTTCCGCCTGTCGGCAAGGGCGCAGACCCCAGGTCACCTGAGCTAGCGGAACGATTGACTTTGGCCCTCGCTAGCGCGAAGCAGCAAGCCTCTAAATTCATTGCGGACCCTACCCCCTGA
- a CDS encoding peptidylprolyl isomerase, which translates to MLHKWFLASILLALVASPVSAQVVAKVGSKSITLQDFKTKYDEVKRQTINPPDPELFLEDLIRYEIGVQEAEKRNLRNDPIVQERINQEMYKALLERSIGDKVNKIKVNEGEMKKFYKDNPEVRLSHILIEFKPGASAKEKAIAEKRANDIYKEVQKSKRPFQELVKLYSDDTLSKENGGDIGFQSKVTLVPPIYDTVLKMKVGQVRGIVETRYGFHILKLVEKGSYDNANKRQIRAAVFDSKRKDIFDDFFAGLKKKYKISTNKSALKKLK; encoded by the coding sequence ATGCTTCATAAGTGGTTTCTCGCATCCATTTTGTTGGCCCTTGTGGCTTCACCAGTGTCGGCCCAAGTCGTGGCAAAGGTTGGCAGTAAGTCCATCACTCTTCAGGACTTCAAGACCAAATACGATGAGGTGAAAAGACAAACCATCAACCCCCCTGATCCAGAACTGTTTTTGGAAGATCTGATTCGCTATGAAATCGGCGTCCAGGAGGCAGAAAAACGTAACCTGAGAAATGATCCTATTGTTCAAGAGCGGATCAACCAGGAAATGTATAAAGCCTTGTTGGAGAGGTCTATCGGGGATAAAGTTAATAAGATTAAGGTCAATGAAGGGGAGATGAAAAAGTTCTACAAGGACAACCCCGAAGTGCGCCTCAGCCATATCCTTATTGAATTCAAGCCCGGAGCCTCTGCAAAAGAAAAGGCTATCGCGGAAAAGCGGGCCAATGACATATACAAGGAAGTCCAAAAGAGTAAACGTCCCTTTCAAGAACTGGTGAAGCTCTATTCCGACGATACCTTGAGCAAGGAAAACGGTGGCGACATTGGGTTCCAATCAAAGGTAACTCTTGTTCCGCCTATCTACGATACCGTATTGAAGATGAAGGTCGGTCAGGTTCGGGGAATCGTGGAAACCCGCTATGGATTTCACATTCTTAAGCTGGTTGAAAAGGGCTCCTATGACAATGCGAACAAACGACAGATTCGGGCGGCTGTTTTCGATAGTAAACGTAAAGATATTTTCGATGACTTTTTTGCCGGACTTAAGAAGAAGTACAAGATTTCCACGAATAAGAGTGCTCTGAAAAAGCTGAAGTGA
- a CDS encoding peptidyl-prolyl cis-trans isomerase, whose protein sequence is MNWISGRPALVAAGFFILLSVLSGCFSRKADISDRTIVKVNESSLLAKDFAELLAHRLKDFDAVSVKDQRVVSRIREQLINDFVIEIVTLDWATEKGIFVRREDLEAEVNSIRSYYPDDLAFRRALSEQSLTFDEWKEKLKFSMLQKLVRADLSKSVEKPKDAEVSEFYNDHKDQFQEPEQVKLRQIVLDSESNAKRIYQEVKKGRPLKELAAKFSIAPEAENGGDLGWIGKGTLDIFDAAFSMKVGQKSDVVKSPYGYHIFEVLGKKRAAVAPLKDVKQRIERQLQEQAEQKVYSSWLEERLRTSRVFRDQDLINSISVETKDE, encoded by the coding sequence TTGAATTGGATTTCAGGACGCCCTGCGCTTGTTGCCGCAGGGTTTTTCATTTTGCTATCGGTGCTTAGCGGTTGTTTTAGCCGCAAGGCCGACATTTCTGATCGAACCATCGTAAAAGTAAACGAGTCGTCTCTGCTGGCAAAGGACTTCGCGGAACTGCTGGCTCACCGCCTTAAGGATTTTGACGCGGTCAGCGTAAAGGATCAGAGGGTGGTTTCCCGGATTCGTGAACAGCTGATCAATGATTTTGTTATTGAGATCGTGACTCTCGACTGGGCGACGGAAAAGGGCATCTTTGTTCGCCGTGAGGACCTAGAGGCGGAGGTCAATTCCATTCGCAGTTACTATCCCGATGATCTCGCCTTTCGCCGGGCATTGAGTGAGCAAAGTCTGACATTTGACGAGTGGAAGGAAAAACTGAAGTTTTCCATGCTGCAGAAGCTGGTTCGGGCGGATCTCAGCAAATCGGTGGAAAAGCCAAAAGACGCGGAAGTTTCTGAATTCTATAACGACCATAAGGATCAGTTTCAGGAACCTGAACAGGTGAAGCTGAGACAAATCGTTCTCGACTCGGAGAGCAATGCCAAGCGTATTTACCAAGAAGTCAAAAAGGGGCGGCCCCTTAAAGAGTTGGCTGCCAAGTTTTCCATTGCCCCGGAGGCTGAAAATGGAGGGGACTTGGGGTGGATTGGCAAAGGCACCCTGGATATTTTTGACGCGGCCTTTTCCATGAAAGTCGGTCAAAAGAGCGATGTGGTGAAGAGCCCCTATGGCTACCATATTTTTGAGGTTCTTGGTAAAAAGCGTGCTGCAGTTGCGCCACTGAAAGATGTTAAGCAACGGATTGAACGTCAGCTACAGGAACAAGCCGAGCAAAAGGTGTACTCCTCATGGCTTGAGGAAAGATTGCGGACGTCGAGAGTTTTTCGGGACCAGGACCTGATCAACTCAATTTCGGTTGAAACAAAGGATGAGTAA
- a CDS encoding peptidylprolyl isomerase, producing MRTLFLLCLLPLATLVSLSSDARVIEKIFAIVNDEIITQTDMQRFRSKLSSGGLVDDAVIRLADPKVLLKDEKALINHLIDERLLDSEVKRKGLSVTVEKIEQEIRNITRRNGISRAQLKSALAEKGVKFSEYQDFIRTSLERQSLIEKEVSSKIKISDDDVSSYYVTQMGDKNANIFEFTLAHILFLPKQGEKEARNRAKLVESKLKSGSMTFEKLASQFSEDPNFSQGGVLGTFKAGEMLPEMEQAVKGMSVGDTTGIIKTRVGLHLVKLLKKTLVPNPAFEARKEELRGLLFGQAFKKQFRNWLDDRRRDSFIRIN from the coding sequence ATGAGAACTCTTTTTTTGCTCTGTTTACTTCCTCTAGCGACTTTGGTTTCGTTGTCGAGTGACGCTCGGGTCATCGAAAAGATTTTTGCCATCGTCAACGACGAGATTATCACCCAAACCGATATGCAGCGATTTCGCTCCAAGCTTTCCTCCGGGGGACTTGTCGATGATGCTGTTATTCGCCTTGCCGACCCGAAGGTTCTCCTTAAGGATGAAAAGGCACTTATCAACCATTTGATTGACGAGCGCCTGCTGGATTCCGAAGTTAAACGGAAAGGGCTTTCTGTCACAGTCGAAAAGATTGAGCAGGAGATTCGCAACATTACCCGCCGTAATGGCATTTCTCGGGCTCAATTGAAATCTGCCCTTGCCGAAAAAGGAGTCAAGTTTTCCGAGTATCAGGATTTCATTCGCACCAGTCTTGAGCGACAGTCTCTTATCGAGAAAGAAGTGAGCTCAAAAATCAAGATCTCAGATGATGATGTCAGCTCTTATTACGTCACCCAGATGGGCGACAAGAATGCCAATATTTTCGAGTTCACATTGGCTCATATCCTTTTTCTTCCAAAGCAGGGGGAAAAGGAGGCTCGAAATCGGGCGAAATTAGTTGAATCAAAGCTGAAGTCTGGATCCATGACCTTTGAAAAGCTGGCCAGCCAATTCAGCGAAGACCCCAACTTTTCTCAAGGTGGCGTGTTGGGAACCTTTAAGGCTGGCGAAATGCTTCCCGAAATGGAGCAGGCCGTAAAGGGAATGTCGGTTGGTGACACGACGGGCATCATTAAAACCCGTGTTGGACTTCATCTCGTCAAATTACTCAAAAAGACCCTTGTCCCCAATCCGGCATTTGAGGCTCGCAAAGAGGAGTTACGAGGATTGCTTTTTGGTCAGGCGTTCAAAAAGCAATTCAGAAACTGGCTGGACGATAGACGACGGGATTCCTTCATCAGGATTAATTGA
- a CDS encoding 4-hydroxythreonine-4-phosphate dehydrogenase PdxA, protein MNRPLRIVITTGDADGIGTEISAKALEKLKPQKGVHFIFWRTPRCPPKHLRLIDSQFSRITVATWPEALRLAPGSHKEIIDINSNLRPPKWVELAAKGSLFGHVDAIATAPLSKTEIVASGFNVVGHTEILKKVSSSPHLFMAFVGKHFNVLLCTGHLAINEVAPALSSELVGEAILAANRLRRLLPKRQKDKPIALLGLNPHAGEEGIIGDEEIEILAPALKDARRHKIPVQGPLVPDAAFFKDNWSKYSVFVCPYHDQGLIPFKMIHGQDSGVHITMGLPFVRTSVDHGTAKNIFGKNRANPSSMIEALKWAIMLAKQGDNKLST, encoded by the coding sequence GTGAATCGGCCTTTAAGAATCGTTATCACCACCGGGGACGCCGATGGCATTGGCACTGAAATTTCAGCAAAAGCATTAGAAAAGCTTAAGCCGCAAAAGGGCGTTCACTTCATTTTTTGGCGAACACCTCGATGTCCGCCAAAACACCTGAGATTGATCGATAGCCAGTTCTCCCGAATCACTGTTGCGACCTGGCCGGAGGCCCTTAGGCTCGCCCCAGGCAGCCACAAGGAAATCATCGATATCAACTCCAATTTGCGACCACCGAAGTGGGTGGAGCTGGCCGCAAAAGGAAGCCTTTTTGGTCACGTTGATGCCATCGCCACCGCGCCTCTTTCAAAAACCGAAATAGTTGCCTCTGGGTTTAACGTCGTTGGCCACACGGAAATCCTGAAAAAGGTTTCGAGCTCGCCCCATCTTTTTATGGCCTTTGTCGGCAAACACTTCAATGTCCTCCTTTGCACGGGTCACCTAGCGATCAACGAGGTGGCTCCAGCCCTCTCTTCTGAATTGGTGGGGGAAGCCATACTTGCAGCCAATCGCCTGAGAAGACTCCTACCAAAAAGGCAAAAGGACAAACCCATTGCCTTACTGGGTCTTAATCCCCATGCCGGTGAGGAGGGGATAATCGGAGACGAGGAGATTGAAATCCTTGCTCCCGCACTCAAGGATGCGCGGCGCCACAAAATTCCAGTCCAGGGTCCCTTGGTTCCAGATGCCGCCTTTTTTAAGGATAATTGGAGCAAGTACAGCGTCTTTGTTTGTCCTTATCACGACCAAGGATTAATACCTTTTAAGATGATTCATGGCCAAGACTCTGGCGTTCATATCACCATGGGGCTGCCTTTTGTGCGAACCAGTGTTGACCATGGTACGGCAAAAAATATATTTGGTAAAAACCGAGCTAATCCAAGCTCAATGATTGAGGCCCTAAAGTGGGCGATCATGTTGGCGAAACAGGGCGATAACAAACTTTCGACCTAA
- a CDS encoding phosphomannomutase/phosphoglucomutase — protein MNNVIFREYDIRGVVDSDFDADFAHHLGRAYITYLFQEKGLKNPKICIGHDARLSSPQLVKSLSRGMAESGAQVLLLGLVTTPVTYFSTFSVPDVAGAIMVTGSHNPPEYNGFKISVGKSTIFGAEIKKLETIINSGDYVSGDGSESTYDIFPEYVARYEREFGKLPKVPVVVDCGNGAAGSILRRLYSAVGVSPTILFEEPDGTFPNHHPDPTVEENLTDLVAAVKKENALIGIGFDGDADRIGVVGRNGRMFYGDELMALVSRDILKDKPGEKIIGDVKCSDRLYHDVAKYGGKPIMWKTGHSLIKEKIKVEKAPFGGELSGHIFFADRNYGFDDALYAGLRIIEILGKTGKSIEDLLADFPPAFNTPEIRIDTTEEKKHQIVDKLKESFASEKPGISVNLIDGIRVSYPFGWALARASNTQPVLVLRFEADSQEHLNQIKKEFEDIVQPLLK, from the coding sequence ATGAACAATGTCATTTTCCGCGAGTACGATATTCGGGGTGTCGTAGATTCTGATTTTGATGCCGATTTTGCTCACCATCTGGGCCGCGCCTATATCACCTATCTCTTCCAGGAAAAGGGTCTTAAAAACCCAAAGATTTGTATTGGACACGATGCCAGACTTTCGAGTCCACAACTTGTTAAATCCTTGTCTCGCGGAATGGCAGAGTCAGGAGCTCAGGTTCTCTTACTTGGATTGGTTACCACTCCAGTAACATATTTTAGTACGTTCTCAGTTCCTGATGTGGCGGGTGCCATTATGGTCACTGGTAGTCACAATCCACCCGAATATAATGGTTTTAAGATTTCTGTTGGAAAGTCGACCATTTTTGGCGCCGAAATCAAAAAACTGGAAACCATCATCAACTCGGGAGATTACGTTAGCGGTGATGGTAGTGAATCCACCTATGATATATTTCCGGAGTACGTCGCTCGGTACGAAAGGGAATTTGGTAAGCTTCCAAAGGTTCCTGTTGTGGTTGACTGCGGAAATGGTGCCGCTGGCTCTATTCTGCGCCGACTCTATTCTGCCGTTGGGGTTAGTCCAACGATTCTATTTGAAGAGCCAGATGGTACTTTCCCAAATCACCACCCCGATCCAACTGTTGAGGAAAATCTTACCGACCTGGTTGCAGCCGTTAAAAAAGAAAATGCTTTGATTGGAATTGGTTTTGATGGGGATGCCGACCGAATTGGAGTCGTCGGCAGAAACGGAAGGATGTTTTACGGTGACGAACTGATGGCTCTTGTTAGTCGGGATATCCTCAAGGATAAGCCTGGCGAAAAGATCATTGGTGACGTCAAGTGCTCAGACCGACTCTACCATGATGTCGCCAAGTATGGTGGTAAACCGATTATGTGGAAAACGGGCCATTCCCTGATCAAGGAGAAGATCAAGGTTGAAAAAGCTCCCTTTGGTGGAGAGTTGAGCGGCCATATCTTTTTTGCTGATAGGAACTATGGCTTTGACGATGCTCTCTATGCGGGCTTACGAATCATCGAAATTCTTGGCAAGACCGGAAAATCCATTGAGGATTTGTTGGCAGATTTTCCTCCGGCGTTTAATACTCCAGAGATTCGAATTGATACAACTGAGGAAAAGAAACATCAGATTGTAGACAAATTAAAAGAGAGTTTTGCCTCTGAAAAGCCCGGCATTTCCGTCAATCTTATCGACGGCATTAGGGTGAGCTATCCTTTTGGCTGGGCTCTTGCCAGAGCTTCTAACACTCAACCTGTTTTGGTGTTGAGATTTGAGGCTGACAGCCAGGAACACCTGAATCAAATAAAGAAGGAGTTTGAGGATATCGTACAACCTTTGCTTAAATGA
- a CDS encoding S8 family serine peptidase: protein MGWVFKVFIYGFLATLLMISHRSLACEPGMEVPGEYLVRFQTSSSSLAQGKAVADPASLLASKGIPFEVLHSGKASKRAMSLSSKLTAPAVRPALYHLKNVQKGSKEISDLPGALSVEPNCYIRPFLTTNDSEYSEQWAHQVMESEKAWDISTGSKDIIVAVSDTGVDYLHPDLKDQMWVNQAEAQGASGVDDDNNGCVDDIYGCDFADEDGDPKPATSTGGEHGTHVAGIIGAVGNNGLGVAGINWNVRIMAVKGFSDSSELAKTDDLLKTVYYAADNGAHVINCSWGANQSPSSAERDAFSYALDMGMVVVVAAGNSAANAREFSPAGISKVITVASSNSRNELSSFSNYGTGIDVMAPGGDAPQFGGRDEKILSTVPGGRYVGLRGTSMAAPYVAGLAALVLSINPDLTNSDVEDIIVKSADEFSVTVPRSSNLKYTYGRINARKAAEAALASLPQPDPVPDCPPGQQCSQQGGGNPASRSADVSNAITSGFGGCSNEMRARSNTNKAEAPMAAFFLPLIILMILRRKK, encoded by the coding sequence ATGGGTTGGGTATTCAAAGTTTTCATTTACGGGTTTCTTGCGACGCTATTGATGATTTCTCATCGGTCTCTGGCTTGTGAGCCGGGGATGGAGGTGCCCGGAGAGTACCTGGTACGCTTCCAAACCTCTTCCTCGTCGTTGGCCCAGGGAAAGGCTGTTGCCGACCCTGCCAGCCTTTTGGCGAGTAAGGGAATCCCCTTCGAGGTTCTCCATTCGGGCAAGGCGTCAAAGCGGGCCATGTCCCTATCAAGCAAGCTCACAGCACCAGCTGTCCGTCCCGCACTTTACCACCTGAAGAATGTTCAGAAGGGAAGTAAGGAAATCTCCGATCTCCCGGGAGCTTTGTCTGTTGAACCCAATTGTTATATTCGTCCGTTTTTGACGACCAATGATTCTGAATATTCAGAACAATGGGCTCATCAGGTGATGGAGTCCGAAAAGGCCTGGGATATTTCCACGGGTTCAAAGGACATTATCGTTGCTGTATCTGACACCGGGGTGGACTACCTCCATCCGGACCTTAAGGACCAGATGTGGGTGAATCAGGCTGAGGCACAGGGGGCTTCTGGTGTCGATGATGACAACAACGGATGTGTTGACGATATTTACGGGTGCGATTTCGCTGATGAAGACGGAGATCCCAAGCCCGCCACCAGCACTGGCGGCGAACACGGAACCCATGTGGCAGGTATTATTGGTGCCGTTGGCAACAACGGGCTGGGGGTCGCTGGGATTAATTGGAATGTTAGAATTATGGCGGTTAAGGGGTTTTCTGACTCCTCTGAGTTGGCCAAGACCGATGACCTGTTGAAAACGGTCTATTACGCTGCGGACAACGGAGCCCATGTGATCAACTGTTCATGGGGTGCTAACCAAAGTCCCTCCTCGGCTGAACGTGACGCCTTCTCCTATGCTCTTGATATGGGAATGGTCGTTGTGGTTGCTGCAGGAAATAGTGCCGCCAACGCCCGGGAGTTCTCACCAGCTGGTATCTCCAAGGTCATTACCGTCGCCTCCTCAAATTCGCGAAATGAACTGTCCTCCTTTTCAAACTATGGGACGGGTATCGATGTGATGGCCCCGGGGGGAGACGCTCCCCAGTTTGGTGGACGAGATGAAAAGATTCTTTCGACTGTTCCCGGTGGCCGCTATGTTGGGCTACGGGGTACAAGCATGGCTGCCCCTTACGTGGCGGGTCTGGCAGCCCTGGTCCTGTCAATCAATCCAGATCTAACAAACAGCGATGTTGAGGACATTATTGTTAAGTCTGCTGATGAATTTTCAGTGACCGTGCCAAGAAGCTCGAACCTTAAATACACCTATGGCCGCATTAATGCTCGCAAAGCCGCCGAAGCGGCCCTTGCCAGTCTTCCTCAACCCGATCCTGTCCCTGACTGTCCTCCCGGGCAGCAGTGTTCACAACAGGGTGGGGGAAATCCTGCCTCTCGCTCCGCCGACGTTTCAAACGCCATTACCTCAGGATTTGGTGGCTGCAGCAACGAAATGCGGGCCAGATCCAATACCAACAAGGCCGAGGCCCCTATGGCTGCTTTTTTCCTGCCCCTGATCATCCTCATGATCCTTCGTCGCAAGAAGTAA
- a CDS encoding ATP synthase F0 subunit C, translating into MKKAILLATLFSALPAFAQEMVSSASAVGNSAYFAIGASLAIGMAALGGALAQGKIGSSAMDGIARNPQAQGNMFVSMIIGLVLIESLVIYSLVIAFMLVGKIG; encoded by the coding sequence ATGAAAAAGGCAATCCTTCTTGCGACTCTGTTCAGCGCTCTGCCGGCGTTTGCTCAGGAAATGGTTTCTTCGGCTTCAGCTGTTGGAAACTCTGCCTACTTCGCAATTGGTGCGAGCTTGGCGATCGGTATGGCTGCTTTGGGCGGAGCTTTGGCTCAAGGTAAAATTGGTTCCTCAGCTATGGACGGAATCGCTCGCAATCCTCAGGCTCAAGGTAATATGTTTGTATCCATGATTATCGGTCTGGTTCTGATTGAGTCTCTGGTGATCTACTCACTTGTAATCGCATTCATGCTCGTTGGAAAGATTGGTTGA
- the atpB gene encoding F0F1 ATP synthase subunit A: MVHFNWTQLIPGVGHHYIHVATAILATAILIAMAFLGRLALGSGERAVAPAGKLSIKGFFEVVHEFVVGLSEQVIGHEGKKFAPMFAGIFFFVLINNLLGLLPGMTPATDNLNTTIAVGLFSFLAYNFYGFREHGIGYLKQFLGPVLLMAPLMVIIELISHIVRPFSLGLRLYGNMVGDHTVLSIFLDLAGYFFVPVIFYFLGMFVCFMQAFVFMMLTMIYVSMAISHDH, translated from the coding sequence ATGGTACATTTTAATTGGACACAACTAATTCCTGGCGTCGGTCACCACTACATTCATGTGGCCACCGCTATTCTGGCAACTGCAATTCTCATTGCAATGGCGTTTTTGGGTCGACTAGCCCTTGGCTCCGGGGAAAGGGCCGTGGCTCCGGCTGGCAAGCTTTCGATTAAGGGCTTCTTTGAGGTTGTTCACGAATTCGTTGTTGGTCTGAGCGAACAAGTGATTGGCCATGAAGGAAAAAAGTTTGCCCCCATGTTTGCGGGGATCTTTTTCTTTGTCTTGATCAACAACTTGTTGGGTTTGCTTCCAGGAATGACTCCAGCAACCGATAATTTGAATACGACTATTGCAGTCGGTTTGTTTTCATTCCTTGCTTATAACTTCTATGGGTTTAGAGAGCATGGAATTGGCTACCTAAAACAGTTCCTGGGCCCTGTGCTTTTGATGGCTCCTCTAATGGTCATCATTGAGTTGATTTCTCACATAGTACGTCCTTTTAGTTTAGGACTTCGTCTGTACGGAAATATGGTTGGTGACCACACGGTACTCTCCATTTTCTTGGATTTGGCCGGGTACTTTTTTGTGCCGGTTATCTTCTATTTTTTGGGTATGTTTGTCTGCTTTATGCAGGCGTTTGTTTTTATGATGTTAACGATGATTTATGTGTCCATGGCGATTTCCCATGACCACTAA
- a CDS encoding AtpZ/AtpI family protein — protein sequence MKSKGLIFTGMGFELVGVVLAGLYIGQKIDEIYGWGGLGVAGMIFLATGGWIYHLIILLKRFMDDQQQKGPQ from the coding sequence ATGAAATCCAAGGGTTTAATTTTTACCGGCATGGGCTTTGAGCTCGTCGGCGTGGTCTTGGCTGGACTCTATATTGGCCAAAAAATCGATGAAATCTATGGCTGGGGGGGGCTGGGCGTTGCCGGCATGATCTTTCTGGCCACCGGAGGGTGGATTTACCACTTGATCATACTTCTCAAGCGCTTCATGGATGATCAGCAGCAGAAGGGACCGCAATGA
- a CDS encoding tetratricopeptide repeat protein — protein sequence MTGKTKNKANPIRCWPVILLLSALILSGCRFNYQTLEFQRAEEAAEKQQFTKALKHFDRAVKSRPRTEIALEAARRGSRIAHLETAEFITAISFYRHLILYSSDEVERIDAQKKIASVYFEKISDYASAIREYSRLLYLPHSKDEEKFFRFNIAKSYFYLNNFYQASSEIKDLLKLVSDDEDKFEYLAFRGNILLTTKKLEEATDIFIDLMKNYPEESLRENVPLSLAVAYEEKGEFDRAVAVLEKVKKTHPSPEFIELRIKRLRERIENLPGAKGLTK from the coding sequence ATGACCGGGAAGACGAAGAATAAAGCCAACCCCATAAGGTGTTGGCCTGTCATTCTGCTCTTATCTGCCCTTATCCTGTCCGGCTGCCGATTTAATTATCAAACTCTGGAATTTCAGAGAGCCGAAGAGGCTGCGGAAAAACAGCAATTCACCAAGGCATTGAAACATTTTGATCGTGCCGTAAAGAGCCGCCCGCGTACGGAGATAGCACTTGAGGCTGCCCGTCGGGGTTCGCGGATAGCACATCTGGAAACGGCAGAATTTATCACCGCGATCAGTTTCTATCGCCATCTTATATTGTATTCATCTGATGAGGTTGAGCGGATAGACGCCCAGAAAAAAATTGCCTCAGTCTATTTTGAGAAGATTTCGGATTATGCTAGCGCCATTCGTGAATACAGCAGACTTTTGTATCTCCCCCATTCCAAAGATGAAGAGAAGTTCTTTCGTTTTAATATCGCCAAATCGTATTTTTATTTGAATAACTTCTATCAGGCATCGTCAGAGATAAAAGATCTTCTAAAACTCGTGAGTGACGACGAAGACAAATTCGAATACTTAGCCTTTAGGGGTAACATCCTGCTGACCACAAAGAAGCTTGAGGAAGCCACCGATATTTTTATCGATTTGATGAAAAACTACCCTGAAGAGTCTCTGCGTGAAAATGTTCCCCTTTCCCTGGCCGTAGCCTACGAGGAAAAGGGCGAGTTTGACAGGGCTGTGGCGGTGTTGGAAAAGGTCAAAAAGACTCATCCATCACCAGAATTCATCGAACTTCGAATCAAAAGGTTGAGGGAGCGCATTGAAAATCTTCCCGGAGCCAAGGGATTGACCAAGTAA